The genomic window GCGACCACCGCGCTCGAAGATTCGGCGCCCAACGCACGATCTACCGCCTCGCGCACCAGCTGGCGCACTTTCGATTCGTCGGGAGAGGGCATGGGGTGTGGAGTCTAGCCGGAGGATCCCACCCCCGCCAGAGGCGGATGCGGAGCGGACCCAGCGCCAGCCGATCCCGCTAGTGCGGTGGTGGCAACAGGATGGGTTGGGGCAGAATGGGGGCGAGAAGCGACCCGCTGGCGACATGCAGGGTCAGCCCCTGCACGTCCTGCACCATCACCAATCTTCGGAGCATGACCTGGGACATGGGAGCTCGAGTGACTCTGCGACTCGCAGGAACCTGGATCGCCGCCCTATTCGCGCCGCTGCTCGCGGCCGCGCCAGTGGGCGCCGCGGTCTCGATCCTTCCCGACAGCACGGTCCAGGACGTCTGGCGGCTGGACAACGGCCTCAAGGTGGTCGTGCACCACATCTCCACCACTCATCACGTCGCGATGACGCTGGTCTGGCCGACCGGTAGCGACGCCGATCCGCCCGGACAGACCGGACACGCCGCCTTGCTCGCCGAGCTGGAGTTCACCGGCGCGGCCGGCGACATCCCCGAGCGGACTCGAGCCGAGATGGCGACCATCCGGCCAGCGGGCTGGGCGGCGGCCTGCAGCCCACGCGCCACCCAGCTCACCGAGATCGCGACCCTCCTCCAGTTTCCTGGCGCGCTCCATCAGTTCGCGACGCGCCTGAGGGGGGTGACGGTTTCGGACGCTTCGCTCACACGTGCCATCGCCTCGCTGCGATCCGATCTCGACGCGCGGCGCCGGCCGACCAGCAACGTCGAGCTGTACGGAGCGGTGCGCGACCTCGCGCGCGGCTCCTGGAACCCGGACGACGCCGACGCCGGCCTGCGCGCCCTCGCGAGGGTGAGACCCGCCCAGCTCCAGGCGGAACTGGCCCGCACCTTCACTCCGGCGCGCGCGGTGCTCAGCCTGGCTGGCAATCTCTCCGGCATCAATCTGCACTCGCTCATCCAGAACGAGTTCGGCGGCATTCCGGCCGGTGCGAAAGTCGCCGATCCGCCGGTCGCGAAGCTCTCCCCGGCGAGCCGCACGATTCCGCGCAAGGGGTTGCAGCAGCCTGCCGGCGTGGTGGGCGTCCTCGCGCCGGCGCTCGATGACACGCTCCAGCCATCGTTCTACTTCGCCACCTTGATGTTCGCGACCTCGCTGCCGAAGGAATGGGGGTCGCCCACCGCACCACTCACTTCACGGTTCCAGTTCTCGCTGTTCGACGATCCCGAGATGGTGCGGTTCTATCCCCCGCCCGACACCAGCAGCGGCGGCGGAAGCGACGCCGGTCTCGAGAATCGGGTCGACACCGCGGCCCGCAATCTCGCCGCGATGATCATTCCGCCCGACGCCGATGCCGCGGTGATTCGCGCGACCTCGTGGCTGCTGGGCGGCTCGATGCCGCCCGAAATTCTCGGGCGAGCGGCTCGGGATCCATCGGTGCTTGCCACCGTCGCGCTGAACCAGGGGGTGCGAGAGCTATGGGGAGGTGAACCGTTCTGGTCGGAGTACCGGCGCCGGTTCATGACCTACGGCCACGCGTACGACTACTGGCTCGACTGGCTGCTCAATCGCAACCACCGCGTGGAGCTCGTGCTGACTCCCGCCAAGTAGGCCGAGGACCGCTAGCGACTCGCCAGCGCCTCCATTCTCGTCGCCAGCTCGACGTCGCGCGTACTGATTCCCTTGAGGTCGTGCGTCACGAGGTCCACCGTCACGGTGTGGTACACGTTCGACCACTCGGGATGGTGGTCCATCTGCTGCGCGACGAGCGCGGCGGAAGACATGAAGCCCCACGCTTCGATGAAGTCCGCGAACTGGTAGCGGCGGTGGAGCTTTCCGCCTTCCACGCTCCAACCGGGAATGGTTTTCAACGCCGAGGCGATTTCCGAATCCGACAGCTTCAGGCGTGGGCTCGTCATCTCGATCCTCCTCGCTGCGGGCTTTGACCCGTGTTTCGAGCGGGTGCTACGGTCGCCGTGTGTTGACCGGACGGCGCATTCTGATCGGCATTGCCGGCGGCTCGGGATCCGGAAAGACCCTGGTCGCGCGCACCATCGTCCGCGAGCTGGGCTCCGATCGCGTGGTCATCATCGATCAGGACTCCTACTACCGGAACCTCGAAGACATCCCACTGCGCGATCGCGACGCGCGCAACTTCGATCATCCCGACGCGTTCGACCAGGATCTGCTGCGCCGTCATGTCCGCGAGCTGCTGGCCGGGCGCTCGATCGCCCAGCCCGTCTACGACTATAACGAGCATCGGCGGCTCGCGGAGACCCGGAACGTCGGCGAGCACGACGTGATCGTGCTCGAGGGCATCCTGATCTTCACCGACGCCGAGCTGCTCGCGCTCATGGACATCAAGCTTTACATCGACGCCGACCCCGACGTGCGCTTCATCCGCCGCCTGCGGCGCGACCTGGTGGAGCGCGGCCGCTCGGTGGACAGCATCATCCGCCAGTACGAGGAGAGCGTGCGGCCCATGCATCTGCAGTTCGTCGAGCCGTCGAAGCGCCACGCCGACGTGATCATTCCCGAGGGCGGGCACAACCAGGTGGCGATCGCGGTGATGAAGGGCATGATCCGCGAATTGCTGCGCGAGCGAGGAACCGACGTGACGCCCCGCGTGCCGGCCCTCTAGGCTTCTTCTAGGCGCGATCCCGCGAGCCGTTCTCGAGCCGCCCCAGCAGCCGGAGCAGTCCGTCGAGCAGCGTGATCGGGTGAGGCGGGCACCCCGGCACCCACAGGTCCACCGGCAGATCCGCCGGCACACCCTTGCCAACTTCCGGACTCCCGGCGAACGGACCACCCGAAATCGCGCAGGCCCCGACCGCGATCACCAGCCGCGGATCCGGAACGGCGTCGATGCTCTTGCGCAGCGCGAGCTCCATGTTGGCGTTGACCGCCCCGGTGATCACGACGCCGTCGGCGTGACGGGGGGAGGCGACGAACTGGACTCCGAAGCGCTGCAGGTCGAAGACCACGTTGCCGAGCGCCACCAGTTCGGCCTCGCACCCGCCGCAGCTGCCCGCCACCACCGAGCGCAGGCGGAGCGAACGGCCGAACAACCGGCGCGTCGCGCCCTGGAGCGCGCGCACCGCGGCGGGCTCGCCCCCCGGCGTGATCAGGTCCTCGCGACGCGTGGCCGCCATGCGCGGGTCGCGCGTGTAGCGGATCGCGCCCTGGGGACACGCGGACGCCTCCTCGGGACTGAACAGACACCCGCCGAGGTCGAGATTCGCGCCCTTGGAGGACTGCACGACCAGCCGCGAGGGCGACATCGCTCCGCATCGCGCGAGGCCGTTCTCGCACCGTGAGGCGTCCAGCTCCGGCCGACCGCGGAAGCGCTCGGGAAATTCCGCGGGACGCCGGGGAAATGCCGTGGTCGCCGGGCCGCGCAGCAGGTTGGCGAGGATCATCTTCAGCATCGGCGGGGCTCCCGGGCGCGACGCGCGCCGTGACGTCTAGAGATCATGGCCCGCGTAGGACAGATTGAAACTCTTGTTGCACAGTGGAAAATCCGAGATCGCATTCCCGGGCAGCGCGACCGCGAGCGCGCTCCAGTTGTGGAACGAGGGGTCCTTCACCTTCCAGCGGCGGACTCCGCCGCGCGAGTCGCTCACCGCGACGTGCACGATCTCTCCGCGCCAGCCCTCCACCATCGCCACCGCCAGCTCGTCCGGCACCAGCAGTGTCTCCGCCTCGGCGCGCGTCGCACCCCTCGGCAGCGCGCCGAGCTGCTCGATCAGAAACTCGAGCGAGCGCTCGACCTCCAGGCGGCGCACCATCGCGCGGGCCGCCACGTCGCCCGACGGCGCGGTCGCGACCGGGATGTGCGCGAATCGGAAGAGGCCCCAGGGATGGTCGAGGCGAACGTCGCGCGCCATCCCGCACGCGCGCGCCGCCGGTCCCACGCACCCGAGCTCGACGCAGTTCCGGAGCGGCAGGATCCCGGTGCCCTCGAACCGTCCCTGCACGGAGCCGTTGTCGAACAGCATGTCGGCGGCCCGAAGGAATTCCGCGCGCAGCGCGCCGAGCCGCGCGCGCGCCTCGGCCGCCATTTCGGGAGGTACGTCGAAGCCCACGCCACCGGGACGGATCAGGCCGCGACCGAACCGGTTCCCCGACAGGGTCATGAGCAGGTTGAGCGCTTCGCCGCGCAATCGGCCGAAGATGGCGGCACCCGGAGCGAACGCGACGTCTCCGGCCAGCGCCCCAAGGTCCCCGAGATGATTGGCAATCCGCTCCAGCTCGAGCGCGCAGCCCCGGATGGCCTGGCCGCGGGGCGACTTGCGGCTGCGCGCCAGCGCCTCGAGCGCGCCGCAATAGGCCTCGGCGTGCCCGATCACGGTGTCCCCCGCGATCGATTCGGCGACCAGCAGCGCGCCCGTGCGCTCGCGAGACTCGAGCAGGCGCTCCACGCCGCGATGCTGATACCCGAGCACGATCTCGAGGAACAGCACCTCCTCGCCGTGCGCCTGGAAGCGGAAGTGCCCGGGCTCGATCACTCCCGCGTGAACCGGTCCGACCGCCACCTCGTGCAGCTCGGCGCCCTGCGCGCGGAAGAACGGATAGGCCTCGCGGTCGGCGGGCGCCGCGCGGCGGTCGGCCACCATGTGGTCAGGCGGGTGGCGGCGCACCGGCTTGAGCCAGGGATGCCCCTCGGGCGTCACGCCGCACTGCTCGGCGATCTCGCGCTCGAAGAGATGGACCTGCGGGCATTCCGGCGTCAGCGACGGGAACCCATCCGCGACCCGCGCACTGGTGGCGCCGAGCTCGCCGCGCTCGTCATGGGCGAGAATCGCGACCAGGCGGGTCTCCGATCCGGTCTCGGGCATCCCGAAGAACGCGGCCGGACGCCAGCCGTCGGCGACCGCCGCAATGACGGTCTCGCGGAACGATGCGATCGGCTCGAGCGGAACCGCCGACCACGGCACGCTGCGCCGGTTGCGAAGCCCGAGCTGGTCGAATCTCACGGCGCGGCCCCTCCGATCGCCCGAGCGGCCGCGTCGAACGCGCCGCGCAGCGCGGGCGGCAGGTAAGACCCCAGCAGCGCCGCTCCCGCGAGCAGCACCAGGGGCGGCAGGGTGAGCCAACGATCCTCGGGCCCGCGCTCGCTCACCACCTCGGCCGCCGGCCGGCCCAGCACCATCCCGAAGATCGCGGCCGCCATCGAGGCGAAGATCGCCGCCTGGAGCGCCAGCACGGCGACCGCCACCCCCAACCGGCCGGTCCGGATCGCTCCGGAGAGCAACGCGATCTCGCCCAGGAACGTCCCGAACGGCGGCGATCCGGAGACTGCGAACAGTCCCACCGCCAGCAGGACGGCGGTGAGCGGGAGCACTCGTCCCACGCCGCTCACCTCGGCGGTCCGCTTCGACCCGTATCGGATGAAGATGCTCCCCGTGCTCATGAACAACGCCGCCTTGGCCAGCGACCCGCACCACATCAGGAACAGCGCCCCCCACGCCGCGGTCCCCGACAGCCCCGCCCCCAGCGCCAGGATCCCCACCTGCTCGACGCTCGAGTAGGCCAGCATGCGCTTGTATTTCAGCTGTCCGAGCAGGAACACCGCAGCCACCGCCACCGACAGCAGCCCGAAGCCGATCAACAGCGTGCGCGCGAATTCCGGGTGCGCCGAGGCGTTGACGACCTGCAACGCGCGCAGGATCGCCAGGAAGGCGAGATTGAGGAGCGCTCCCGAAAGCAGCGCGGAAATCGGCGAGGGCGCCTCGCCGTGCGCGTCGGGCAGCCAGGTGTGCATCGGAGCCAGGCCCATCTTGGTGCCGAAACCGACCAGCAGGAGCACGAACGCGGCGCGGAGCCATACCGGATGGAACCGCGGCGCCTCGGCCACCAGATCCTCGAGCACCAGTGCCGCCCCGCCCCCGCGGGTGGCTGCCAGCTGCGCGGTGGCCAGGAAGAACGTGCCGAGCAGCGCGATCGCGATGCCGACGGAGCACACCAGCAGATATTTCCATACCGCGTCGAGCGAATGCCGGTCGCGCGGGTCGTAGATGAGGGGAGCGGTGGTGAGGGTCGTGGCTTCCATGCCCACCCACAGCAGCCCGAAGTGGTGGGTGAGCGAGACCATCGAGGCCGACGCCAGAAAGGCGAGCAGCGCGCTCACGAACGCGCGCCCGCCGCGCGGATCCTCGCGTCGAAGGTAGCCCACGGCGTAGAACGCCACCGCCACGAACACCACGCTCACCAGCGTCAGCACCAGGCCTCCGAGCGGCTCGAACCTGAGCCAGCCGATCGCCGAGGTCGCGGGCGGTGAACCCCAGGCCCACGCGACCATCGCCAGGTGCAGCAGCGCGGCACCCACCAGCCAGCGCGACCGGCGCGCCGGCGCGTCGAAGTAGGCCGCCACCGCGCCCAGGATTGGCACCAGCACCAGCGCGCCGAGCCGCATCAGTCCCGCGGCTCGGCGAATCGTCGCGAGTCGAGAGTCTCGAGCTCGCGGCTGATCTGGAACACGACCAGTCCCATGATGAAGACGCCGACGAAGACGTCGAGTAGCACACCCATCTCGACGAGCAGCGGCATGCCGTTGGCCAGCGTGAGCCCGTACAGGAAGATGCCGTTCTCGAGCATGAGGTAGCCGATCACCTGCGACAGCGCTTTGCGCCGCGTGGTGAGCACGATCAGACCGATCATCAGCACCGCCAGCGAGACTGGGACCAGCAGCGGCAGCGTGGGATCGGGCATCGCGGGCAGACGGGTGGCGAGCGCGAACGCGATCGCGGTCGCGGCCAGCCCGACCAGCACCGACGCGCCGTATCCGATCACCGGCTCCAGCTCCCGCCGCACCGCCGATTCGCGGATCGCCCACAGCAGCACGCGCGGCAGCACGACTGCCTTGATGACCAGGGTGCCAGCCACGATCAGGACGATATGCGCCGAGATGCCGGGCGCGATCCAGATCGGCAGCAGCCCGAGCAGCACGCCCTGCGCGGCCATGATCCGGATGCATGCGCTCAGCCGATCCGTGCCCAGGACCGCGAAGCACGAGAGCAGCACCATCAGCAGCAGGACCTCACCGGGCTGACTCACGGCTATCGCACCCGGAGCAACACGCCGAGCACCGAGAGCGCGGAGGCGGCCAGAAGCAACTGCGGAACCCGCGCCAGGCGCAGCCGTGCCATGAGCGATTCCACGACGCCCACCACCACCGCCAGCGCCAGCAGGCCGGCCGCCAGCACGCCGATCGAGGTCACGGGCGTCAAACCCGAGCGCGGAACCAGCGCGCCCAGCACCAGCACGCCGAACAGCGCGAACTTGAGCGCACTCCCGTAGAGCATCATCGCCAGGTCGGGACCGCCGTGATCGAGCACGATGACTTCGTGGATCATGGTGAGTTCGAGATGCGTGGCCGGATCGTCCACCGGCACGCGCCCGGCTTCGGCGAGCAGGACGATGAACAGGCTCACCGCCACCATCACCAGCGTCGCCGACGACTGCGCCCAGGCCTGCGCGAGCGGCGCGCCCAGCATTCCGGTGAGCGACGGCGTGCCGGTCGTGAGCGCGAGGGCGGCGAGCCCGAGCAGCAGGGCGGGCTCGGTCAGGCTCGCGAACGCCAGCTCGCGGCTGGCGCCCATCCCCTCGAAGCTCGAGCCGGTGTCGAGGCCACCCAGCACGAGCGCGAAGCGGCCGAGCGCGAACAGCGCCGCGAACGCCACCAGATCGCCCGGGAAGGCGAGCAGCGCGCGACGGCCATCGAGCGGCAGCAGCAGGCCCGCGACCACCGCCGTGGCGGGAATGGCGATCGGCGCCGCGCGAAACACCCACGTGGTCGTAGCGCTGGTGACCGAGCCCTTGCCGAGCAGCCGCGCGATATCGAGGTAGGGCTGGAACAGCGGCGCGCCGCGGCGGCCGGTCAACGCGGCAACGGTCCTGGCCGCGACGCCCGGCAGCGCCGGCGCGATCCCGAGGACCAGCGCGAGCGCCACCAGCGAGCTGGCGCTCACGGTCCCACCCGCACCGGCAGGAACAACAACGCCAGCACGATCAGCAGCGCCAGGACCATGTAGCCGAGATGCGTGGTGACGTGCGGCTCCTGGAGCGCTCTCAACCGGGCCAGCAAACCCGAGACTCGCGCGTTCAGGGGCCGGTACAGGTCGGTCATGGCGCGGTCGAGCGTCTGCGAATTCCAGGACGCCGACGCGGGCCACGGACCCGCGATCCCGCTCCAGCGCACGCGAGTGCGCAGCAGCGGAGCGAGCTGGCGCGCGAGCGGCTCGGAGAGCGAGGAGCCGGAGTACTGCATGCTCGGCCCCGGCATCGAGTAGCCGCAGTCC from Candidatus Sulfotelmatobacter sp. includes these protein-coding regions:
- the udk gene encoding uridine kinase; the encoded protein is MLTGRRILIGIAGGSGSGKTLVARTIVRELGSDRVVIIDQDSYYRNLEDIPLRDRDARNFDHPDAFDQDLLRRHVRELLAGRSIAQPVYDYNEHRRLAETRNVGEHDVIVLEGILIFTDAELLALMDIKLYIDADPDVRFIRRLRRDLVERGRSVDSIIRQYEESVRPMHLQFVEPSKRHADVIIPEGGHNQVAIAVMKGMIRELLRERGTDVTPRVPAL
- a CDS encoding 4a-hydroxytetrahydrobiopterin dehydratase; the encoded protein is MTSPRLKLSDSEIASALKTIPGWSVEGGKLHRRYQFADFIEAWGFMSSAALVAQQMDHHPEWSNVYHTVTVDLVTHDLKGISTRDVELATRMEALASR
- a CDS encoding proton-conducting transporter membrane subunit — its product is MRLGALVLVPILGAVAAYFDAPARRSRWLVGAALLHLAMVAWAWGSPPATSAIGWLRFEPLGGLVLTLVSVVFVAVAFYAVGYLRREDPRGGRAFVSALLAFLASASMVSLTHHFGLLWVGMEATTLTTAPLIYDPRDRHSLDAVWKYLLVCSVGIAIALLGTFFLATAQLAATRGGGAALVLEDLVAEAPRFHPVWLRAAFVLLLVGFGTKMGLAPMHTWLPDAHGEAPSPISALLSGALLNLAFLAILRALQVVNASAHPEFARTLLIGFGLLSVAVAAVFLLGQLKYKRMLAYSSVEQVGILALGAGLSGTAAWGALFLMWCGSLAKAALFMSTGSIFIRYGSKRTAEVSGVGRVLPLTAVLLAVGLFAVSGSPPFGTFLGEIALLSGAIRTGRLGVAVAVLALQAAIFASMAAAIFGMVLGRPAAEVVSERGPEDRWLTLPPLVLLAGAALLGSYLPPALRGAFDAAARAIGGAAP
- a CDS encoding NADH-quinone oxidoreductase subunit C, encoding MRFDQLGLRNRRSVPWSAVPLEPIASFRETVIAAVADGWRPAAFFGMPETGSETRLVAILAHDERGELGATSARVADGFPSLTPECPQVHLFEREIAEQCGVTPEGHPWLKPVRRHPPDHMVADRRAAPADREAYPFFRAQGAELHEVAVGPVHAGVIEPGHFRFQAHGEEVLFLEIVLGYQHRGVERLLESRERTGALLVAESIAGDTVIGHAEAYCGALEALARSRKSPRGQAIRGCALELERIANHLGDLGALAGDVAFAPGAAIFGRLRGEALNLLMTLSGNRFGRGLIRPGGVGFDVPPEMAAEARARLGALRAEFLRAADMLFDNGSVQGRFEGTGILPLRNCVELGCVGPAARACGMARDVRLDHPWGLFRFAHIPVATAPSGDVAARAMVRRLEVERSLEFLIEQLGALPRGATRAEAETLLVPDELAVAMVEGWRGEIVHVAVSDSRGGVRRWKVKDPSFHNWSALAVALPGNAISDFPLCNKSFNLSYAGHDL
- a CDS encoding NADH-quinone oxidoreductase subunit H — encoded protein: MSASSLVALALVLGIAPALPGVAARTVAALTGRRGAPLFQPYLDIARLLGKGSVTSATTTWVFRAAPIAIPATAVVAGLLLPLDGRRALLAFPGDLVAFAALFALGRFALVLGGLDTGSSFEGMGASRELAFASLTEPALLLGLAALALTTGTPSLTGMLGAPLAQAWAQSSATLVMVAVSLFIVLLAEAGRVPVDDPATHLELTMIHEVIVLDHGGPDLAMMLYGSALKFALFGVLVLGALVPRSGLTPVTSIGVLAAGLLALAVVVGVVESLMARLRLARVPQLLLAASALSVLGVLLRVR
- a CDS encoding insulinase family protein translates to MTLRLAGTWIAALFAPLLAAAPVGAAVSILPDSTVQDVWRLDNGLKVVVHHISTTHHVAMTLVWPTGSDADPPGQTGHAALLAELEFTGAAGDIPERTRAEMATIRPAGWAAACSPRATQLTEIATLLQFPGALHQFATRLRGVTVSDASLTRAIASLRSDLDARRRPTSNVELYGAVRDLARGSWNPDDADAGLRALARVRPAQLQAELARTFTPARAVLSLAGNLSGINLHSLIQNEFGGIPAGAKVADPPVAKLSPASRTIPRKGLQQPAGVVGVLAPALDDTLQPSFYFATLMFATSLPKEWGSPTAPLTSRFQFSLFDDPEMVRFYPPPDTSSGGGSDAGLENRVDTAARNLAAMIIPPDADAAVIRATSWLLGGSMPPEILGRAARDPSVLATVALNQGVRELWGGEPFWSEYRRRFMTYGHAYDYWLDWLLNRNHRVELVLTPAK